In Acidobacteriota bacterium, one DNA window encodes the following:
- a CDS encoding DUF1508 domain-containing protein, with the protein MAAKFEVFKGKGGDFRFHLKAANGKIVAQGQGYKSKDACLKGIESIKKNAKGAAVVVTDG; encoded by the coding sequence ATGGCAGCAAAGTTCGAAGTGTTCAAGGGCAAGGGTGGAGATTTCCGCTTCCATCTCAAGGCAGCCAACGGCAAGATCGTCGCCCAGGGCCAGGGTTACAAGTCCAAGGACGCCTGCCTGAAGGGCATCGAATCTATCAAGAAGAACGCCAAGGGAGCTGCGGTCGTCGTCACCGACGGCTGA
- a CDS encoding LEA type 2 family protein codes for MVNLTSSAKTVFRFNGRISRRWAGSWIGVILLVFAMGCTSSTSFEPLGVTLVDLEVTEVTVFETTLAAQLRITNPNPEAISIDGGSFTLYLDEKKVGRGTTAEAFNVDRFDSTITQVVFHINNASALLRVKETFGKDEVSYGVRGSLYTQGTFGAKNLKIERTGRIDLQGEKTLETDRPDFED; via the coding sequence ATGGTCAATCTCACGAGCTCGGCCAAAACAGTTTTCAGGTTCAACGGGAGAATCTCTCGCCGGTGGGCGGGTTCCTGGATTGGCGTAATCCTCCTCGTATTCGCCATGGGCTGCACCTCGAGTACGTCATTCGAGCCTCTCGGTGTCACACTCGTCGACCTCGAGGTCACCGAAGTAACCGTGTTCGAAACCACGCTCGCGGCTCAACTCAGAATCACCAACCCCAATCCAGAAGCGATCAGCATTGACGGCGGATCGTTCACGCTCTACCTCGACGAAAAGAAGGTAGGGAGGGGCACGACGGCCGAGGCATTCAACGTGGATCGATTCGACTCGACGATTACGCAGGTGGTCTTTCACATCAACAATGCGTCCGCGCTCCTGCGTGTCAAGGAGACCTTTGGAAAGGATGAGGTCAGCTACGGGGTCCGGGGAAGCCTTTACACCCAGGGCACGTTCGGGGCCAAAAACCTCAAGATCGAAAGAACGGGCCGCATCGACCTCCAGGGCGAGAAGACCTTGGAGACCGACCGGCCCGATTTCGAGGATTGA
- a CDS encoding dodecin family protein produces MSVAKVTEISCSSATSFEDAIAQGISRADKTLDKVKGAWVSEMKVDVSDGQVTAYRVNLKVTFVLKD; encoded by the coding sequence ATGTCAGTAGCGAAAGTAACCGAAATCAGCTGTTCCTCGGCGACGAGCTTCGAAGACGCCATCGCGCAGGGTATCTCGCGCGCGGACAAAACCCTCGACAAGGTCAAGGGAGCGTGGGTGAGCGAGATGAAGGTTGATGTGTCGGACGGTCAGGTGACGGCCTACCGAGTCAACCTGAAGGTCACCTTCGTGCTCAAGGATTGA
- a CDS encoding TPM domain-containing protein: MSTGNVRRSIIWTAGFFMLVAATVAALEVPYLGGRVNDLADMLDDSFEARLEERLRALEEETGAQVVVLTIPSLEGDPIEDFSMRVVETWKLGREGVDDGVLILVARDDRRMRIEVGYGLEGALTDAQSGRIIDYLMAPRFRQGDFSGGVDEAVSAVSAAVRGEGLELPESQPRETGLPGVGSLIFFLLFGLPFINAALSARGSAAWILYLFLTPFFFVLPSAMFGPKVGLIAAGVWLIGFPLLRLILPKAPTTRTGGRGGGVFWGPFPGAGGGGGFGGGGFGGFSGGGGSFGGGGASGGW; the protein is encoded by the coding sequence ATGTCGACCGGCAATGTTCGTCGCTCGATCATCTGGACCGCGGGTTTTTTCATGCTGGTGGCGGCGACGGTCGCCGCGCTCGAGGTGCCGTACCTCGGAGGCCGGGTCAACGACCTCGCCGACATGCTTGACGACTCGTTCGAAGCACGCCTCGAAGAACGGTTGCGGGCTCTCGAGGAGGAGACGGGCGCTCAGGTCGTGGTGCTGACCATTCCCAGTCTTGAGGGAGATCCGATCGAGGATTTCTCGATGCGGGTGGTAGAAACCTGGAAATTGGGGCGGGAAGGCGTCGACGACGGCGTGTTGATCCTGGTCGCCCGAGATGATCGTCGCATGCGAATCGAGGTTGGCTATGGTCTCGAGGGTGCGCTCACCGATGCCCAGAGTGGTCGCATCATCGACTACCTCATGGCACCGCGATTTCGACAGGGCGACTTTTCGGGTGGAGTCGACGAAGCGGTATCCGCTGTCTCGGCAGCAGTCCGGGGCGAGGGGCTCGAACTACCCGAGAGCCAGCCCCGAGAAACCGGCTTGCCTGGCGTCGGATCGCTGATCTTCTTCCTGCTCTTCGGCCTGCCTTTCATCAACGCGGCGCTATCTGCGCGGGGTTCGGCCGCGTGGATCCTGTACCTGTTCCTGACGCCGTTTTTCTTCGTACTGCCGTCGGCCATGTTCGGGCCGAAGGTTGGGCTGATCGCCGCCGGGGTGTGGCTGATTGGCTTTCCGCTGCTACGGCTGATCTTGCCGAAGGCACCGACGACACGGACCGGGGGCAGGGGCGGTGGGGTCTTCTGGGGTCCGTTTCCGGGTGCCGGTGGAGGTGGCGGATTCGGGGGTGGTGGCTTTGGCGGGTTTTCAGGCGGTGGCGGCAGCTTCGGCGGTGGTGGCGCGAGCGGAGGCTGGTAG
- a CDS encoding LemA family protein, with translation MSKAIGCGLAILGVVLLVAFLVGGIYNNLVGLQEGVDAAWAQVENVYQRRADLIPNLVSTVKGAADFEQETLQNVIEARAKIAQPNIQGSPTPEQMEAFQANQDALSSALSRLLVVVERYPELQAVQAFRDFQVQLEGTENRIAVERNRYNEVAREYNTARRRFPAVIVANIFGFEEKGYFEAAPGSDEAPVVEF, from the coding sequence ATGAGCAAAGCTATCGGTTGTGGGCTGGCGATTCTGGGGGTTGTGCTGCTCGTGGCGTTTCTGGTGGGTGGCATCTACAACAACCTCGTGGGTCTCCAGGAGGGAGTTGACGCGGCCTGGGCGCAGGTCGAAAACGTGTATCAGCGGCGCGCGGACCTGATTCCGAACCTGGTGTCGACCGTCAAGGGCGCGGCAGACTTCGAGCAGGAGACACTGCAGAACGTGATCGAGGCACGAGCCAAAATAGCTCAACCGAACATCCAGGGATCTCCGACACCGGAGCAGATGGAGGCCTTCCAGGCCAATCAGGATGCTCTGTCGTCGGCTCTTTCTCGCCTGCTGGTGGTGGTCGAGCGATACCCGGAGCTGCAGGCCGTGCAGGCGTTCCGCGACTTCCAGGTTCAACTCGAAGGCACCGAAAACCGGATCGCTGTCGAACGCAACCGGTACAACGAGGTGGCCCGCGAGTACAACACGGCGCGTCGACGGTTCCCGGCGGTGATCGTTGCCAATATCTTCGGTTTCGAAGAGAAGGGTTATTTCGAGGCGGCACCGGGGTCGGACGAGGCGCCGGTGGTGGAGTTCTAG
- a CDS encoding DUF362 domain-containing protein: MEKEQLPIVDEYRRLGRRDVLRAWLPPAIAGVALAGLGFGFSNREGRHQPPSAESLTKPRDWRLNPEKAGSLATARGKGPVENIRAALGVFGGIETFIKPGDRVAVKPNCAWDRKPEQAANTDPDLVGEVVRLCIAAGAASVVVADNSCHDPGRTFSRSGIEQAVREAGGSIAHQRNARTVRFNLGGTGLGSWEVLEPIAHADRVINIPVVKHHSLSRATLGMKNWFGAIVGRRSNLHQRIAQNCAELGAAFRPTFTVIDGTRILTGGGPTGGSLALVKPTDSIAVATDPVAADAWGASLLGLDAEQLPHIAIAARLHLGTADWKSVLVEA, encoded by the coding sequence ATGGAAAAGGAACAACTTCCGATAGTCGACGAATACCGCCGCTTGGGGCGCCGCGATGTGCTCCGTGCGTGGCTTCCGCCCGCAATAGCGGGCGTTGCCCTGGCCGGCCTCGGTTTTGGATTTTCCAATCGCGAAGGCCGCCACCAACCGCCATCGGCCGAGTCACTGACCAAACCGAGAGACTGGCGTCTGAATCCCGAGAAGGCGGGGAGTCTCGCGACCGCCCGCGGCAAAGGCCCGGTTGAAAATATCAGGGCCGCACTCGGCGTGTTCGGCGGAATCGAAACCTTCATCAAGCCCGGCGACCGTGTAGCGGTCAAGCCGAACTGCGCGTGGGACCGCAAGCCCGAGCAGGCAGCCAACACCGATCCCGACCTCGTAGGAGAGGTGGTACGACTGTGCATCGCGGCTGGAGCCGCGTCAGTGGTCGTCGCGGACAACTCGTGCCATGACCCCGGTCGTACATTCTCGCGTTCGGGAATCGAACAAGCAGTTCGTGAGGCCGGAGGCTCGATCGCACATCAGCGCAACGCTAGGACGGTGCGTTTCAACCTCGGGGGTACGGGGCTCGGCTCCTGGGAGGTGCTCGAACCCATCGCCCACGCGGACCGAGTGATCAATATTCCCGTGGTGAAACATCATTCGTTGTCCCGGGCCACCCTCGGTATGAAGAACTGGTTTGGCGCGATTGTCGGCAGGCGTTCCAACCTCCACCAGAGGATTGCCCAGAACTGCGCCGAACTCGGGGCGGCCTTCCGACCAACCTTCACTGTCATCGACGGTACGCGCATCCTCACCGGCGGAGGTCCCACCGGAGGTTCACTGGCTCTCGTCAAGCCCACCGACAGCATCGCGGTCGCAACCGACCCGGTGGCGGCAGATGCCTGGGGGGCGAGCCTTCTCGGCCTCGACGCCGAGCAGCTGCCCCACATCGCAATCGCGGCCCGCCTGCATCTTGGAACTGCGGACTGGAAGTCGGTGTTGGTGGAAGCATGA
- a CDS encoding 4Fe-4S binding protein — protein MIRPRARHFRILSQAAFLLAFLALFWGLAEPRVPAAAASILLALDPLTAVGTILSDWTLVGWTWLGLVVLALTAVLGRFFCGWICPLGTLQHLVSWIAGPERRKLPKINRYRRWFSIKYIVLAVLLTWAALGTDHIGWLDPIPLLHRAFAAGIRPIWHGGLSPGGWISFGLLAAILLMSAWMPRFFCRGVCPLGALMGIFARLAPLRIRRDQKGSCTGCTLCLFACQGADEPLDKHRVSECHVCLNCLGSCGEDSLLYGLAREDYEAPMPALDVGRRRFLISVAGSAAFAPVLRAAGSGGEGRAHDAIRPPGALIEEAFLSRCITCGACSASCPTGVIRADIGKTGVDGLFTPILDMKRGWCEPSCIRCGEVCPTDALETLDPNAKQAIGGPAEVTIGTAFVNRGRCLPWAMETPCIVCEEMCPTSPKAIWLETVEITRRDGKPVTLQRPAVQPDLCTGCGLCENRCPVGEKAAIRVSSVGESRDPRNRMLQTLQTS, from the coding sequence GTGATTAGGCCTCGCGCGCGACACTTCCGGATCCTTTCGCAAGCGGCATTCCTGTTGGCTTTCCTCGCGCTCTTCTGGGGTCTGGCGGAGCCGCGGGTACCGGCAGCGGCCGCGTCGATTCTCCTCGCCCTCGACCCCCTGACCGCGGTTGGTACGATTCTCTCGGACTGGACGCTCGTCGGCTGGACCTGGCTCGGTCTCGTCGTGCTCGCGCTCACCGCTGTTCTGGGCCGCTTCTTCTGTGGCTGGATCTGTCCCCTCGGCACGCTGCAGCACCTCGTATCGTGGATCGCCGGCCCGGAACGGCGCAAGCTTCCCAAAATCAACCGTTATCGACGCTGGTTTTCAATCAAGTACATCGTTCTCGCGGTGCTTCTCACGTGGGCGGCCCTCGGGACCGACCACATCGGCTGGCTTGATCCGATTCCCCTACTCCACCGGGCGTTTGCCGCCGGCATTCGTCCGATCTGGCACGGGGGGCTCTCGCCGGGCGGATGGATTTCGTTCGGGCTTCTCGCCGCCATCCTCCTGATGTCGGCCTGGATGCCGCGATTTTTCTGCCGCGGCGTGTGTCCGCTCGGGGCCCTGATGGGCATCTTCGCGCGCCTCGCACCCCTGCGCATTCGTCGCGACCAGAAGGGTTCCTGCACCGGCTGCACCCTCTGTTTGTTCGCCTGCCAGGGAGCGGACGAGCCCCTTGACAAGCACCGCGTCAGCGAGTGCCACGTCTGTCTCAACTGTCTCGGCTCGTGCGGCGAAGACAGCCTGCTCTACGGTCTCGCCCGAGAGGACTACGAGGCGCCGATGCCGGCGCTCGATGTCGGTCGGAGGCGCTTTCTTATCAGCGTCGCCGGGTCCGCAGCGTTTGCGCCCGTGCTGCGCGCTGCTGGCAGCGGAGGCGAGGGACGCGCGCATGACGCCATCCGCCCTCCCGGCGCCCTCATCGAAGAAGCTTTTCTGTCGCGCTGCATCACGTGCGGCGCCTGCTCGGCCTCCTGCCCGACCGGCGTCATCCGGGCAGACATAGGCAAAACGGGAGTCGACGGTCTGTTCACACCGATCCTCGACATGAAACGGGGCTGGTGCGAGCCTTCGTGCATTCGTTGCGGGGAGGTCTGCCCGACCGATGCTCTGGAAACTTTGGACCCGAACGCCAAGCAGGCCATCGGCGGTCCTGCAGAGGTCACGATCGGCACGGCGTTCGTCAATCGTGGCCGGTGTCTGCCCTGGGCCATGGAGACTCCCTGCATCGTTTGCGAGGAGATGTGCCCGACCTCGCCAAAGGCCATCTGGCTTGAAACGGTCGAAATCACCCGCCGCGACGGAAAACCGGTCACTCTCCAGCGTCCCGCCGTTCAACCCGACCTGTGCACCGGATGCGGGCTGTGCGAGAACCGCTGCCCGGTCGGCGAGAAGGCTGCGATCAGGGTCTCATCAGTCGGCGAGTCGCGCGACCCCCGAAACCGGATGTTGCAGACCCTCCAGACCTCCTGA
- a CDS encoding fumarate hydratase C-terminal domain-containing protein, with protein MAELKLPVAEESIRELKVGDFVELTGRMITGRDAAHKWLIEDYRENVAPYLKDTVIYHCGPVVAENEDGTYDFVAAGPTTSIREEPYQADVIGRYGLRGVIGKGGMGAKTLEGLGEHGAVYLHAVGGAAQVLARAIPRVEKVFMLSEFGVPEALWVIEVERFPVMVTMDSHGASLHDVVEEHSKAKLQELLGLSG; from the coding sequence ATGGCTGAGCTGAAGCTTCCGGTCGCCGAGGAGTCGATCCGTGAACTCAAGGTCGGAGATTTCGTGGAGCTCACGGGACGGATGATCACGGGCCGGGACGCGGCCCACAAGTGGCTGATCGAGGACTACCGTGAGAACGTCGCGCCCTATCTGAAGGATACGGTCATCTACCACTGTGGACCGGTTGTGGCCGAGAACGAGGACGGGACCTACGATTTCGTGGCTGCCGGCCCGACGACCTCGATCCGTGAGGAACCCTACCAGGCGGATGTGATCGGTCGCTACGGCCTGCGCGGGGTCATCGGCAAGGGGGGAATGGGCGCGAAAACACTCGAGGGCCTGGGCGAACACGGAGCGGTCTACCTGCACGCGGTCGGCGGCGCGGCCCAGGTGCTCGCACGAGCGATCCCGAGGGTCGAGAAGGTCTTCATGCTCTCCGAGTTCGGTGTGCCCGAGGCGCTGTGGGTGATCGAGGTCGAGCGGTTTCCGGTCATGGTGACGATGGACTCCCACGGCGCTTCATTGCATGACGTCGTGGAGGAGCATTCGAAGGCTAAACTGCAGGAGTTGCTGGGACTCTCCGGGTAA
- a CDS encoding fumarate hydratase, whose product MEDSQSYIGTFVELIRRASTELPADVVEALEEGRKAEKDDGLASIALGTILNNVDLARESSAPICQDTGTPVVWIHHPSGVSTRRLRDDFVAAVREATARKYLRPNAVDTLTGKNTGDGAGRGIPFLHFEQWDEPTIEVRMILKGGGSENVGTQYKLPDGRLGAGRDLEGVRRAVLDAVVEAQGKGCAPGVLGVCIGGDRVSAFEESKRQLLRPLKDTNPVPELAELENRLLAEGNELGVGPMGFGGKTTLLAVKIGVLDRLPACYFVTVTYMCWADRKAAVHIDTEGSVTWLS is encoded by the coding sequence ATGGAAGATTCGCAGTCCTATATCGGAACATTCGTCGAGCTGATCCGCAGGGCTTCGACCGAGCTGCCCGCCGACGTGGTGGAGGCGCTCGAAGAAGGACGAAAGGCGGAAAAGGACGATGGTCTCGCCTCCATTGCCCTCGGTACGATTCTCAACAACGTCGATCTGGCGCGGGAGAGTTCGGCGCCGATCTGCCAGGACACCGGGACTCCGGTGGTGTGGATTCACCACCCGAGCGGTGTCAGCACGCGCAGGCTGAGGGATGATTTTGTCGCAGCGGTTCGCGAGGCAACGGCGAGGAAGTACTTGCGACCGAACGCCGTCGACACCCTTACCGGGAAAAACACCGGTGACGGCGCCGGGCGTGGCATTCCGTTCCTCCACTTCGAGCAATGGGATGAGCCAACGATCGAGGTCCGGATGATCCTCAAAGGGGGCGGCAGCGAGAACGTGGGCACCCAGTACAAGCTGCCGGACGGCAGGCTCGGCGCCGGCCGCGATCTCGAGGGCGTGCGACGGGCGGTGCTCGATGCAGTGGTCGAAGCCCAGGGCAAGGGATGCGCACCGGGCGTGCTCGGAGTCTGCATCGGCGGTGACCGGGTATCAGCATTCGAAGAATCGAAGCGGCAGCTGCTGCGCCCGCTGAAGGACACGAATCCGGTTCCGGAGCTTGCGGAGCTCGAGAACAGGCTCCTCGCGGAGGGCAACGAGCTCGGTGTCGGGCCGATGGGTTTCGGCGGAAAAACGACCCTGCTCGCTGTCAAGATTGGCGTTCTCGACCGTCTGCCGGCGTGCTATTTCGTGACGGTTACCTACATGTGTTGGGCTGATAGAAAGGCGGCCGTACACATCGATACGGAAGGGAGCGTGACATGGCTGAGCTGA
- a CDS encoding GNAT family N-acetyltransferase: MQRLSVRPPQLGDVRALAEAELECFSDPWPPQFFMSEILADGRFNRLLIDPSGQMIAYLFCAWQYLDLHVLKVATLPVHRRAGLAKRLMFLAEDHAAEVGGETLTLEVRASNSAAVALYASLSYEQVGSRPSYYPDGEDAVLMTKRIRNSEF, translated from the coding sequence GTGCAGCGCCTTTCGGTCCGTCCGCCGCAGTTGGGCGATGTGAGGGCACTGGCCGAGGCCGAGTTGGAGTGTTTCTCGGATCCGTGGCCGCCGCAGTTCTTCATGTCCGAAATTCTGGCCGACGGTCGTTTCAACAGACTGCTCATCGACCCATCCGGGCAGATGATCGCGTATCTGTTCTGTGCGTGGCAATACCTCGATCTCCACGTGCTCAAGGTCGCGACCCTTCCGGTTCACCGACGCGCCGGGCTCGCCAAGCGACTCATGTTTCTCGCCGAGGACCATGCTGCCGAGGTTGGAGGAGAAACTCTCACGCTCGAGGTCAGAGCTTCCAACTCAGCGGCCGTCGCTCTCTACGCTTCGCTAAGCTACGAGCAGGTAGGCAGCCGTCCCTCGTACTATCCGGATGGCGAAGACGCGGTGCTGATGACGAAAAGAATTCGGAATTCGGAATTCTGA
- the tsaB gene encoding tRNA (adenosine(37)-N6)-threonylcarbamoyltransferase complex dimerization subunit type 1 TsaB produces the protein MTGQESSGQDPEASEVRLALVTCGPQLEVALSAAACRTISLVRLGGVAPRSTLVLAAIDLLVEDAGLTGESISEIVVSRGPGSFTGIRSGLATAAGLVAAVGARCLAYESLVMLAARCAGPAQVWCAQPGRRGEVYARHFEISGEQLPRALGNIEILSISKVADRGPWSAAEALDLGDAERVTAVRSSAEALMYLAETGLPGDDAEPLYVEGPPISTRKSES, from the coding sequence ATGACCGGCCAAGAATCGTCCGGGCAGGATCCGGAAGCGAGCGAAGTTCGTCTCGCCCTGGTGACCTGTGGACCGCAGCTCGAGGTGGCGCTGTCCGCTGCGGCCTGCAGGACGATCTCGCTGGTTCGCCTCGGGGGCGTTGCGCCGCGCTCGACTCTTGTGCTGGCTGCGATCGATCTGTTGGTTGAAGATGCCGGGCTGACCGGAGAATCGATCTCCGAGATTGTGGTGTCCCGCGGTCCGGGCTCCTTCACCGGTATTCGATCCGGGCTGGCGACGGCGGCCGGGCTGGTCGCCGCGGTCGGCGCGAGATGCCTCGCCTACGAATCCCTCGTGATGCTGGCCGCCCGGTGTGCCGGACCGGCGCAGGTGTGGTGCGCGCAGCCCGGCCGCCGGGGGGAGGTGTACGCCCGACACTTCGAAATTTCCGGCGAACAGCTGCCCAGGGCACTGGGCAACATCGAAATTCTGTCGATTTCAAAGGTGGCAGACCGAGGACCCTGGTCGGCAGCCGAGGCCCTCGATCTGGGCGATGCCGAGCGAGTGACTGCGGTGCGGAGCTCGGCCGAAGCTCTCATGTATCTGGCGGAGACGGGTTTGCCCGGAGATGATGCGGAGCCCCTGTACGTCGAAGGACCGCCCATTTCCACTCGCAAGAGCGAGAGCTGA
- a CDS encoding penicillin acylase family protein — translation MIRRGWFVLLALVVFLVLAAVIALTHLRVRSASSRLPERGAVTEVIAGCPAQSRVLIDDRGIPHIESESESGLWFSLGYVHARDRFFQMDLARRKGAGRLSEVFGEAALDNDRKMRVLRLAASARRQSAMLSTEERRVLDSYAAGVNAAIGQFGRWIAPEIWLLGVDPVPWKVEDSLTIGMLLELELSWAMGEELKRAVELSRLGRDRATDLWGWTPAQVQAWVPPGDGVSQPRREDEAITPPMGGFGSNSWAVAPERSATGRALLANDPHLGVQMPGSFFAVHLRGPRTHVAGVSLAGIPGVVIGHTQGVAWGLTLAMLDDQDLFVLTLDDDRTRELVDGRWQLLRTVAEDIVVRWQDAPVLLKVRLSQHGPVVREQRGETLALSWVGRHGPSVAAAILGMNRASTVTEVAAAWDDVVGPAMNLIAADVNGHILEQVVGRVPDRGRGAGRLPSPGSDSRWAWQGFQPVAAAPLIDPSEAFVAAANHDCFSEGDFPERHRFPAEFAPPWRARRIRGALAARSDWTVEGFAELQGDVVSARAIALLRQLRPELEGREGPTAEALLAWDARMNVESTTATLYSRFMIELAQAVGGDEAEREELGWNPIGSEEVLRLLAGGLEESWWDDVATAGRQTQSEILDRVINRLDGMGPQKKWGEVHRVRFDHPLARLSPATELLSDSWSKGPFPVPGGNVTINAHYWNRREPYSVTSIPALRFVADVGDWDSAVLVLPVGQSGRPWSRHYSDQLSSWLNLGHDRLPFSREAVEAATLATLELAPAPGGQTGTGAGR, via the coding sequence ATGATTCGCCGAGGGTGGTTCGTGCTCTTGGCGCTGGTCGTCTTTCTGGTTCTTGCCGCGGTTATCGCCCTCACCCACCTCCGCGTACGATCTGCATCGAGCCGGCTCCCCGAACGGGGAGCGGTGACCGAGGTGATTGCCGGGTGCCCTGCGCAATCCAGGGTCTTGATCGACGACCGGGGGATCCCGCACATCGAGTCGGAGAGTGAGTCCGGTCTCTGGTTCAGTCTCGGGTACGTCCACGCACGCGACCGGTTCTTCCAAATGGACCTGGCTCGGCGAAAGGGAGCGGGACGCCTTTCGGAGGTCTTCGGCGAAGCAGCGTTGGACAATGATCGTAAGATGAGGGTGCTTCGGCTGGCCGCGTCGGCGAGGCGACAATCGGCGATGCTGTCGACCGAGGAAAGACGGGTTTTGGATTCCTATGCGGCCGGTGTGAATGCCGCCATCGGCCAGTTCGGGAGGTGGATCGCTCCTGAGATATGGCTTCTGGGTGTCGACCCCGTACCCTGGAAGGTCGAGGATTCGCTGACGATCGGAATGCTGCTCGAGCTCGAGCTCAGCTGGGCGATGGGGGAAGAGCTCAAGAGGGCAGTAGAGCTCTCCCGGCTCGGCCGCGATCGAGCTACCGATCTCTGGGGCTGGACGCCCGCCCAGGTGCAGGCCTGGGTTCCGCCCGGAGATGGCGTCAGCCAGCCGCGCCGCGAAGACGAAGCGATCACCCCACCGATGGGTGGCTTCGGTTCCAACAGTTGGGCGGTGGCGCCCGAACGGAGTGCCACGGGCAGAGCTCTTCTCGCCAACGATCCGCATCTCGGCGTGCAGATGCCGGGTTCGTTCTTTGCCGTTCACCTGCGAGGGCCGCGCACCCACGTTGCGGGTGTTTCGCTGGCCGGAATTCCGGGGGTCGTGATCGGCCACACCCAGGGGGTCGCGTGGGGCCTCACGCTGGCGATGCTCGACGACCAGGATCTTTTCGTGCTCACGTTGGATGACGATCGCACTCGCGAGCTGGTGGACGGGCGCTGGCAATTGTTGAGGACCGTGGCCGAGGACATTGTCGTGCGCTGGCAGGACGCACCGGTTCTGCTCAAGGTTCGTCTGTCGCAGCATGGTCCGGTGGTTCGAGAGCAGCGGGGAGAGACCCTCGCGTTGTCGTGGGTCGGCCGTCACGGTCCGAGCGTGGCGGCTGCAATCCTCGGAATGAACCGTGCGAGCACCGTGACCGAGGTCGCGGCGGCCTGGGACGACGTGGTCGGCCCCGCGATGAACCTGATCGCCGCGGATGTGAACGGACACATCCTCGAGCAGGTTGTCGGTCGGGTTCCGGACCGAGGGAGAGGAGCGGGGCGTTTGCCGTCGCCGGGTTCCGATTCGCGGTGGGCGTGGCAGGGATTCCAACCGGTGGCAGCCGCTCCCTTGATCGATCCGAGCGAAGCCTTCGTCGCGGCAGCGAACCATGATTGCTTCAGCGAAGGAGATTTTCCCGAGAGACACAGATTTCCAGCCGAATTCGCACCTCCGTGGAGGGCGCGGCGGATTCGGGGAGCGCTCGCGGCACGGTCCGACTGGACTGTCGAGGGATTCGCGGAGCTTCAGGGAGATGTGGTGTCGGCTCGCGCGATCGCCCTGCTCCGCCAACTCAGGCCGGAACTCGAAGGGCGCGAGGGGCCTACGGCCGAAGCGTTGCTGGCGTGGGATGCGCGCATGAATGTGGAATCAACCACGGCGACACTGTATTCGCGCTTCATGATCGAGCTCGCGCAGGCGGTGGGTGGAGATGAGGCGGAACGGGAGGAGCTCGGCTGGAATCCGATCGGATCGGAAGAGGTGCTTCGGCTGCTGGCCGGGGGACTCGAAGAATCATGGTGGGACGATGTTGCAACGGCCGGACGCCAGACGCAATCTGAGATTCTCGATCGTGTGATCAATCGCCTGGACGGCATGGGTCCGCAGAAGAAATGGGGAGAGGTCCACAGGGTGAGATTCGACCACCCGCTCGCCCGTCTCTCGCCTGCCACCGAGCTGTTATCGGATTCGTGGAGCAAAGGTCCGTTTCCGGTACCGGGAGGCAACGTGACGATCAACGCGCACTATTGGAACAGGCGGGAGCCGTATTCAGTGACCTCCATACCGGCGCTGCGGTTTGTCGCCGATGTTGGCGATTGGGACTCGGCCGTTCTGGTTCTGCCGGTCGGGCAGAGTGGGCGCCCGTGGTCCCGCCATTACTCGGACCAGCTCTCGAGCTGGCTCAATCTTGGGCACGATCGCCTTCCGTTCAGCCGCGAGGCGGTCGAGGCAGCGACCCTGGCGACTCTGGAACTGGCGCCCGCGCCGGGTGGGCAGACGGGAACCGGAGCCGGACGATGA
- a CDS encoding SRPBCC domain-containing protein, protein MFEIKHLLTIDAPIALVYAALTEQEGLAAWWTTETIATPTVGSIASFRFGDRYHDRMRIEALEPNERVEWVCLEGDPEWVATTFTFDLEDREGSTVLRFTHGGWREVTDFFANCNFHWGSYMRSLKAYCETGKGQPFGESESS, encoded by the coding sequence ATGTTCGAGATCAAGCACCTCCTGACGATCGATGCTCCGATCGCCTTGGTGTATGCGGCATTGACCGAGCAGGAAGGGCTCGCCGCCTGGTGGACCACGGAGACCATAGCCACCCCGACAGTTGGCTCGATCGCGAGCTTCAGATTCGGCGATCGGTATCACGACAGGATGCGAATCGAGGCGCTCGAGCCAAACGAACGCGTCGAGTGGGTCTGCCTCGAGGGGGATCCGGAATGGGTCGCCACGACATTCACCTTCGATCTCGAAGACCGGGAGGGTTCGACCGTGCTGCGTTTCACTCACGGCGGTTGGCGTGAGGTGACTGACTTCTTTGCCAACTGCAACTTCCACTGGGGTTCCTACATGCGGAGCCTCAAGGCGTACTGCGAAACGGGCAAGGGCCAGCCGTTCGGAGAGAGTGAGTCGTCATGA